Proteins encoded by one window of Falsibacillus albus:
- a CDS encoding nucleotidyltransferase-like protein produces the protein MEDILRPIYQERASQQNTLGILMIEKRQNASPITDTFDVVLLVIVKEAEQSVFIKHYTYQEQKAALHIVSEEQLREWMLLGTNRKIVDWLFNGKILFDRNEYVDHLKTELRDFPFYGRKIKMGIEFAKLIRRYTDGKAFFDNHHYLDAYNHIVHSLHHLARLSVIENGFHPEITVWNQVKQIEPEIFKLYEELVTSDESIEKRLELLFLASEFLIHSRTRSGIGHLVEVLEKKESWSFNDLINHDELKHYSVDLAILLEYLVEKNMIEVTNVETKGQGIFHRYYSASKKLS, from the coding sequence ATGGAGGATATCCTTCGTCCCATTTACCAAGAAAGAGCAAGCCAACAAAATACATTAGGCATATTGATGATAGAGAAAAGGCAGAATGCAAGTCCGATTACCGATACGTTCGACGTGGTCCTGCTCGTCATCGTCAAGGAAGCGGAGCAGTCTGTCTTTATTAAGCATTACACTTACCAAGAACAAAAAGCTGCATTGCATATTGTCAGCGAAGAGCAATTAAGAGAATGGATGCTTCTTGGAACCAATCGAAAAATCGTCGATTGGCTGTTCAACGGCAAGATCCTATTTGATCGGAACGAGTATGTCGATCACCTTAAAACAGAATTGAGGGATTTCCCGTTTTACGGACGGAAAATCAAAATGGGAATCGAGTTTGCTAAGTTAATAAGAAGATATACAGACGGTAAAGCGTTCTTTGATAACCATCATTACCTGGATGCATATAATCATATTGTCCATTCCCTTCATCATTTGGCGCGTTTATCCGTGATCGAAAATGGCTTCCATCCTGAAATAACCGTCTGGAATCAAGTGAAGCAGATCGAACCTGAAATCTTTAAATTATATGAAGAGCTTGTCACAAGCGACGAATCGATTGAAAAGCGTCTGGAGCTTCTTTTCTTGGCGAGCGAATTCCTGATTCATTCAAGAACACGTTCCGGTATCGGCCATCTCGTTGAAGTCTTGGAGAAAAAAGAATCATGGAGCTTCAATGATTTGATCAATCATGATGAGTTGAAGCATTATTCCGTAGATCTTGCAATCTTATTAGAGTATTTAGTAGAGAAAAACATGATTGAAGTAACCAATGTGGAGACGAAGGGACAAGGGATATTCCACCGTTACTATTCGGCTTCGAAAAAATTATCTTAA
- a CDS encoding YgzB family protein, producing MARYSNKINKIRTFALSLIFIGFIIMYIGIFFRTHPIVMTIFMILGLLAIIASTVVYFWIGMLSTKAVQVVCPNCGKPTKILGRVDMCMHCREPLTLDASLEGKEFDESYNRKK from the coding sequence ATGGCGAGGTATTCAAATAAGATAAATAAGATCCGAACGTTTGCATTAAGTTTGATTTTTATCGGCTTCATCATTATGTACATAGGCATTTTCTTCCGGACACATCCGATTGTGATGACAATATTTATGATACTGGGCCTATTGGCGATCATCGCGAGCACTGTGGTCTATTTTTGGATCGGTATGCTCTCGACAAAAGCCGTACAAGTCGTCTGCCCGAACTGCGGAAAACCGACCAAGATTTTGGGGCGGGTGGATATGTGCATGCACTGCCGTGAGCCATTGACGCTCGATGCTTCTCTTGAAGGAAAAGAATTTGATGAGTCATATAATAGAAAAAAATAA
- the perR gene encoding peroxide-responsive transcriptional repressor PerR translates to MTVSHDQLKEALDTLKETGVRITPQRHAILEYLISSMSHPTADDIYKALEGKFPNMSVATVYNNLRVFREVGLVKELTYGDSSSRFDFVTTDHYHVICESCGKIVDFHYPGLDEVEHLASHVTGFKVGAHRMEIYGTCPDCSKKEAH, encoded by the coding sequence ATGACGGTGTCTCACGATCAGCTGAAAGAAGCTCTGGATACTTTAAAAGAAACAGGGGTGCGAATCACACCTCAACGTCATGCGATACTTGAATATTTAATCAGCTCCATGTCACACCCGACAGCCGATGATATCTACAAAGCGCTGGAAGGGAAGTTCCCCAATATGAGTGTGGCTACCGTTTATAATAATTTGCGGGTATTTCGTGAGGTGGGTTTAGTCAAAGAACTTACCTATGGAGATTCATCCAGCCGCTTCGATTTTGTGACAACCGATCACTATCATGTCATATGTGAATCGTGTGGCAAAATTGTGGATTTCCACTATCCAGGCCTCGATGAAGTGGAGCATCTGGCTTCGCATGTCACAGGCTTCAAGGTGGGGGCGCACAGAATGGAAATCTACGGAACGTGCCCCGATTGCAGCAAAAAAGAAGCACATTAA
- a CDS encoding cob(I)yrinic acid a,c-diamide adenosyltransferase, whose amino-acid sequence MKIYTKTGDKGTTSLVYGQRVSKSDMRVEAYGTCDEANSMIGLALSHIKNEFLPDQQEFMKTFHRIQTVLFHVGAELATPSGKEVKWKVAQEEVDHLEAAIDKWEEELPQLTNFILPGGHPSGASFHAARTIVRRAERKAVAIGEDVNPLVMSYLNRLSDLLFVAARYVNQQLGETEETLHQNKHD is encoded by the coding sequence ATGAAAATTTATACGAAAACAGGAGACAAAGGGACGACCTCTTTGGTGTACGGACAAAGAGTTTCAAAATCAGATATGCGGGTCGAAGCTTATGGGACTTGCGATGAAGCGAACTCGATGATCGGACTGGCACTCAGCCATATTAAAAATGAATTCTTGCCGGACCAGCAGGAATTTATGAAAACCTTCCACCGCATCCAGACTGTCCTATTTCATGTAGGTGCGGAATTGGCGACTCCTTCTGGAAAAGAAGTCAAATGGAAGGTGGCCCAAGAAGAGGTGGATCATTTAGAGGCCGCGATTGATAAATGGGAAGAAGAACTTCCACAGCTCACGAATTTCATTTTGCCTGGAGGCCACCCATCTGGTGCATCATTCCACGCAGCCAGGACCATTGTCAGGAGAGCGGAAAGAAAAGCGGTTGCAATTGGCGAGGATGTAAATCCATTGGTGATGTCCTACTTGAACCGCCTGTCCGATCTGCTATTCGTGGCTGCAAGATATGTCAATCAGCAGCTCGGTGAAACAGAAGAGACTCTTCATCAAAACAAGCATGATTAA
- a CDS encoding D-2-hydroxyacid dehydrogenase, translated as MKILFTFDPLKEYLEEVEQLKGQPMESMIETNINRVSDRQWNEVEALVTFGEDLKEIHIQKAKHLKWIMVVSAGLELMPLEAIQKRDILVTNARGIHKIPMAEFTVGLMLEHAKQFRVLLGHQENHSWHAGHSMNELHGKNVMIVGAGAIGTEIAKVLSVFGMNVHGVNSSGTVKKPFHSMHTLNTFKDALPEVDFVINLLPSTNWTRFIFTKDHFTRMKPSAVFINIGRGDAVKEDVLLDVLKNKIIAFAFLDVFMMEPLPSNHPFWFLDNLVITPHVSSHSENYLRRAFEIFRHNLHTYINNKNTFTNIIDPKRGY; from the coding sequence ATGAAAATCCTGTTTACGTTTGACCCACTGAAAGAATATTTGGAAGAGGTTGAACAGCTTAAGGGCCAGCCAATGGAATCGATGATTGAAACGAATATTAATCGTGTATCTGATAGACAGTGGAATGAAGTAGAAGCGCTGGTTACATTCGGGGAAGACCTGAAAGAAATCCATATCCAAAAGGCAAAGCACCTTAAATGGATCATGGTCGTTTCAGCCGGTTTGGAGCTGATGCCGCTGGAGGCGATTCAAAAAAGGGACATCCTTGTGACGAATGCCCGCGGGATCCATAAAATTCCGATGGCTGAGTTCACGGTCGGTTTGATGCTTGAACATGCAAAGCAATTCCGGGTATTGCTTGGCCATCAGGAAAATCATAGCTGGCATGCCGGTCATTCCATGAACGAGCTTCACGGAAAAAATGTCATGATTGTCGGGGCAGGAGCGATAGGGACTGAAATTGCTAAGGTGCTGAGTGTCTTCGGGATGAATGTCCACGGTGTGAACTCAAGTGGTACCGTGAAAAAACCTTTTCACAGTATGCACACACTGAATACATTTAAGGATGCTTTGCCCGAGGTGGATTTTGTCATCAACCTTTTGCCGAGCACGAACTGGACACGGTTTATTTTTACGAAAGACCATTTTACAAGGATGAAACCTTCTGCAGTTTTCATTAATATTGGCAGGGGAGACGCAGTGAAAGAGGACGTATTGTTGGATGTACTGAAGAATAAAATCATTGCATTTGCATTCCTCGATGTATTCATGATGGAGCCTCTTCCGTCAAACCATCCATTCTGGTTCCTGGACAATCTAGTCATCACTCCACATGTATCCAGTCATTCAGAAAACTATTTGCGCAGGGCATTTGAAATATTCAGGCATAATCTACATACATATATAAATAATAAGAACACTTTCACGAATATAATTGATCCAAAGAGGGGGTACTAA
- the bcp gene encoding thioredoxin-dependent thiol peroxidase: MSIEVGNAAPEFTLMANSGETVQLSDFKGKKNVVLYFYPKDMTPGCTTEACDFRDQHENFSDLDTVILGVSPDPIEKHQKFVDKHGLPFLLLVDEDHKVAEAYGVWKLKKNFGKEYMGIERSTFIIGKDGQIAKEWRKVKVKEHVAEALQFIKDNM; encoded by the coding sequence ATGAGTATTGAAGTAGGAAATGCTGCACCTGAATTTACATTGATGGCCAATAGTGGCGAAACCGTTCAACTATCTGATTTTAAAGGGAAGAAAAATGTGGTGCTTTATTTTTATCCAAAAGATATGACACCTGGCTGCACGACGGAAGCGTGTGATTTCCGCGATCAGCATGAGAACTTTTCGGATTTGGATACGGTCATCCTGGGAGTGAGCCCCGATCCGATCGAGAAGCACCAAAAATTCGTAGACAAGCATGGACTGCCATTCTTACTGCTAGTGGACGAAGATCATAAAGTAGCGGAAGCGTATGGTGTATGGAAATTGAAGAAAAACTTTGGCAAGGAATACATGGGGATCGAGCGCTCCACATTCATCATCGGAAAAGATGGTCAAATCGCCAAGGAATGGCGCAAGGTCAAAGTAAAAGAGCACGTTGCTGAAGCGCTGCAATTCATCAAAGATAATATGTAA
- a CDS encoding potassium channel family protein, whose amino-acid sequence MIYTLMGAVVLCMILSMRTLFIPSKMKYKHVSFENLILISSIYCTLMIGFGLLYTMLEMKGMHVLSEGVNAGVGGFWQHLCTSFYFSAMTLFSVGYGDVVPIAAGRLLAGIEALIGYTIPAAFVMRTVMDFEKTHK is encoded by the coding sequence TTGATTTATACGCTGATGGGAGCGGTTGTCCTTTGTATGATTTTGAGCATGCGGACATTATTCATTCCTTCAAAGATGAAATATAAGCATGTTTCATTTGAAAACTTGATCTTGATCAGTTCGATTTATTGCACGTTGATGATCGGTTTCGGCCTCCTCTACACGATGCTGGAAATGAAGGGGATGCATGTATTGTCTGAAGGTGTAAATGCGGGTGTGGGAGGATTTTGGCAGCATTTGTGCACGAGTTTTTATTTCAGTGCGATGACGCTGTTTTCTGTTGGGTACGGAGATGTCGTTCCCATTGCAGCCGGTCGGTTGCTGGCTGGTATCGAGGCACTGATCGGCTACACGATCCCAGCGGCATTTGTCATGCGCACGGTGATGGATTTTGAAAAAACACATAAGTAG
- a CDS encoding ABC transporter permease: MFYVSMFFQYVAQYMKTRLQYRMDLLVEIFSDLLFQAVNLIFILVVFGHTRLLSGWTQNEIIFIYGFFLVPFALFSSFFNIWDFNDRYIVKGELDRILTRPIHSLFQIILERMELESLFGVITGLAVMFYAGDELGLELTWYDPFVFIIMVLGGALVYAGIFIALASIGFWSDAKTSIMPMMYNIGNYGRYPVNIYNSVIRFVLTWILPFAFVGVYPSAFFLGKKEWYGYAFLTPVIGLIFFLIAIILWNKGIKRYRGAGN; this comes from the coding sequence ATGTTTTATGTATCGATGTTTTTTCAATATGTCGCCCAATATATGAAAACAAGACTGCAATATCGGATGGACTTGCTTGTGGAGATCTTTTCAGACCTTTTATTTCAAGCAGTCAATTTAATTTTTATCCTCGTTGTATTTGGGCATACGAGGCTGTTGAGTGGTTGGACCCAAAATGAAATCATTTTTATTTATGGATTTTTCCTTGTGCCGTTCGCGTTATTTTCATCGTTCTTCAATATATGGGATTTCAATGATCGCTACATTGTAAAAGGAGAGCTTGATCGTATATTGACAAGGCCGATTCACAGCTTGTTTCAAATCATCCTCGAGCGGATGGAGCTGGAGTCCCTGTTCGGTGTCATCACCGGATTGGCCGTCATGTTCTATGCAGGGGATGAATTAGGGCTGGAATTGACTTGGTACGATCCATTTGTGTTTATCATCATGGTCCTCGGCGGTGCGCTCGTATATGCAGGCATCTTCATCGCGCTAGCGAGCATCGGCTTCTGGTCCGATGCAAAAACGTCGATCATGCCGATGATGTATAATATCGGAAACTATGGAAGATACCCGGTCAACATTTATAATTCCGTCATTCGGTTCGTGCTGACCTGGATCCTCCCGTTTGCCTTTGTCGGCGTCTATCCGTCGGCGTTTTTCCTTGGGAAGAAGGAATGGTACGGCTATGCGTTCTTGACACCGGTCATCGGTTTGATCTTTTTCCTGATTGCGATCATTTTATGGAACAAAGGAATAAAACGGTACCGCGGTGCCGGAAATTAA
- a CDS encoding ABC transporter permease, translating into MSKYIEMIRIRFLMMLAYRTNYYSGILIYSINIGAYYFLWQAIYGGKENIQGLSIIQMTTYVAVAWMARAFYFNNIDREIAAEIKEGKVAVELIRPYSYLGMKTMQGLGEGIFRILFFSIPGMVIVSFIFPIQFNAEWTTWLSFAVSIVLSFMINTQINLLTGMTTFFLFNNDGLIRAKRVVIDLFSGLLLPISFFPMWAQGVMKYLPFQGISYVPSMIFTGGFKGHEALEAILLQGVWAVILFIPIQVLWVLAKKQMIIQGG; encoded by the coding sequence ATGAGTAAATATATTGAAATGATTCGGATCCGCTTTTTGATGATGCTTGCATACCGGACGAATTACTATAGCGGCATCTTGATTTATAGCATCAATATCGGCGCCTATTATTTTCTCTGGCAAGCGATTTACGGAGGAAAAGAAAATATCCAAGGACTATCGATTATCCAAATGACCACCTATGTGGCAGTTGCCTGGATGGCGAGGGCATTTTACTTCAATAACATCGACCGTGAAATCGCAGCTGAGATCAAAGAGGGGAAGGTCGCCGTGGAATTGATCCGCCCCTACAGCTATCTTGGCATGAAAACGATGCAAGGTCTGGGGGAAGGGATCTTCCGAATACTGTTCTTTTCCATTCCCGGCATGGTGATCGTTTCCTTTATCTTTCCGATTCAATTTAATGCAGAATGGACGACATGGTTGAGCTTTGCCGTTTCGATCGTGCTAAGCTTCATGATCAACACGCAGATCAACCTGCTTACAGGGATGACGACTTTTTTCTTATTTAATAATGACGGCCTCATCCGGGCGAAGCGGGTGGTCATCGATTTGTTTTCCGGCCTGCTGCTTCCGATCAGTTTTTTCCCGATGTGGGCTCAGGGAGTCATGAAATATTTGCCCTTCCAAGGCATCAGCTATGTCCCGAGCATGATTTTCACCGGGGGTTTCAAAGGACATGAAGCGCTTGAAGCGATTTTGCTTCAAGGTGTATGGGCTGTAATCCTTTTCATCCCGATTCAAGTGCTTTGGGTGCTGGCAAAAAAACAAATGATCATTCAAGGAGGGTGA
- a CDS encoding ABC transporter ATP-binding protein: MTYAIEVEHLRKEFKAYSSRSGLKGAFRDLLNRNYRIVPAVNDISFSVKKGEMVGYIGENGAGKSTTIKMLTGILTPTAGSVTVNGMNPHKEREKFVNTIGVVFGQRSQLWWDIAVQESFRLLKKVYKVSDEQYEEHMQHVIDTLEIGPLLDKPVRKLSLGQRMRCELGAALIHNPPLLFLDEPTIGLDVLVKLKIRQFLKEINEKFNTTILLTTHDLSDIEALCDRVVMLDEGSIIYDGALSHLKQSWGDKKEIEFQFLETVDAEELTHLTKELEVNWLIDRKMQKFVATVEADDQKISSLIAVVVSHYKIKDIKIQETSTEEIIRNIYEKGFV, translated from the coding sequence ATGACTTATGCGATTGAAGTGGAACATTTGCGGAAAGAATTCAAGGCCTATTCGAGCCGTTCAGGGCTGAAGGGCGCATTCCGCGATTTATTGAATAGAAATTACCGGATCGTCCCGGCGGTCAATGATATAAGCTTTTCTGTCAAAAAGGGAGAGATGGTCGGCTATATCGGTGAAAACGGAGCAGGCAAGTCGACGACCATCAAAATGCTCACGGGGATATTGACTCCGACCGCTGGTTCAGTGACCGTCAACGGGATGAACCCACATAAGGAAAGGGAAAAGTTTGTCAATACGATCGGCGTCGTATTCGGTCAGCGTTCCCAGCTTTGGTGGGACATCGCCGTCCAGGAATCGTTCCGTTTATTGAAAAAGGTGTATAAAGTGTCGGATGAACAGTATGAGGAGCATATGCAGCATGTGATCGATACATTGGAAATCGGACCGCTGTTGGACAAGCCGGTCCGAAAGCTGTCACTCGGCCAAAGGATGCGCTGTGAATTGGGGGCGGCCTTGATTCATAATCCGCCATTGCTGTTCCTCGATGAACCGACAATCGGATTGGATGTCCTGGTTAAACTGAAGATCCGTCAATTTTTGAAAGAGATAAATGAGAAGTTTAACACGACCATCCTATTGACGACGCATGATCTGTCCGATATCGAAGCGTTATGCGACAGGGTCGTGATGCTTGATGAAGGAAGCATCATCTACGACGGTGCCCTCAGTCACTTAAAGCAAAGCTGGGGAGATAAAAAGGAAATTGAATTTCAATTCCTTGAGACCGTGGATGCGGAAGAATTGACGCATTTAACGAAGGAACTCGAGGTGAATTGGCTCATCGATCGGAAGATGCAAAAATTCGTTGCGACAGTGGAAGCGGATGATCAAAAGATTTCTTCGCTGATTGCCGTGGTGGTCAGTCATTATAAAATCAAGGATATCAAGATTCAAGAAACATCGACGGAAGAAATCATCCGCAATATTTATGAAAAAGGCTTTGTATAG
- a CDS encoding glutamate-1-semialdehyde 2,1-aminomutase, which translates to MNFSNSERLHNEALEHIVGGVNSPSRSYKAVGGGAPVAMKRGEGAYFWDVDDNKYIDYLAAYGPIITGHAHPHITEAIKKAAETGVLYGTPTEQEVKFAKMLKEAMPALDKVRFVNSGTEAVMTTIRVARAYTGRDKVIKFAGCYHGHSDLVLVAAGSGPSTLGTPDSAGVPKSIAQEVITVPFNDIEPFKEALEKWGDEIAAVLVEPIVGNFGIVEPKPGFLEQVNELTHNAGALVIYDEVITAFRFMYGGAQDLLNVKPDLTAMGKIIGGGLPIGAYGGRADIMEKVAPLGPAYQAGTMAGNPASILSGIACLEVLKQEGVYEHLDRLGKLLEEGILEAAKTHNVPITINRLKGALTIYFTTETVVNYEQAEATDGEMFAKFFKLMLNQGINLAPSKYEAWFITTAHTEEDIKETIEAVNIAFSQM; encoded by the coding sequence ATGAATTTTTCTAACTCGGAACGTTTACATAATGAAGCATTGGAACATATTGTCGGAGGCGTCAACAGCCCTTCCAGATCCTATAAAGCTGTCGGCGGCGGTGCACCGGTCGCCATGAAGCGAGGGGAAGGCGCTTATTTCTGGGATGTCGATGACAATAAATACATCGACTACTTGGCGGCATACGGCCCGATCATTACTGGCCACGCGCATCCCCATATTACCGAAGCGATCAAAAAGGCTGCTGAAACAGGCGTTCTATACGGGACGCCGACAGAGCAGGAAGTCAAGTTTGCCAAAATGCTGAAGGAAGCGATGCCCGCCTTGGACAAGGTTCGCTTCGTCAATTCCGGTACCGAAGCCGTCATGACGACGATCCGTGTTGCACGTGCTTATACTGGCCGTGATAAAGTCATCAAGTTTGCCGGCTGCTATCACGGACATTCCGACCTTGTCCTTGTAGCTGCAGGATCTGGTCCTTCTACACTTGGCACACCTGATTCAGCAGGTGTGCCTAAAAGCATTGCCCAAGAGGTCATCACCGTTCCATTCAATGACATCGAACCGTTCAAGGAAGCATTGGAAAAATGGGGTGACGAAATTGCTGCCGTTTTAGTCGAACCGATTGTCGGCAACTTTGGGATCGTCGAGCCGAAGCCAGGCTTCTTGGAGCAGGTGAATGAACTGACCCACAATGCCGGTGCGCTCGTCATTTATGATGAAGTCATCACGGCATTCCGTTTCATGTACGGCGGTGCACAGGATCTTCTCAATGTGAAGCCGGATCTAACTGCGATGGGAAAAATCATCGGCGGCGGATTGCCGATCGGGGCATACGGCGGACGTGCGGATATTATGGAAAAGGTCGCCCCGCTAGGTCCTGCCTATCAAGCTGGAACCATGGCAGGAAACCCGGCTTCCATCCTTTCCGGAATCGCATGCTTGGAAGTTCTGAAGCAAGAAGGTGTCTACGAACACCTTGACCGTTTAGGCAAGCTGCTTGAAGAAGGAATCTTGGAAGCTGCCAAAACGCACAATGTACCGATTACAATCAACCGCTTGAAAGGCGCATTGACAATTTACTTCACAACCGAAACAGTCGTGAACTATGAGCAAGCAGAAGCAACCGACGGCGAAATGTTCGCGAAGTTCTTCAAGCTCATGCTCAATCAAGGCATCAATCTCGCCCCTTCGAAATATGAAGCTTGGTTCATCACGACCGCTCATACGGAGGAAGATATCAAGGAAACCATTGAAGCTGTAAATATTGCATTCTCTCAGATGTAA
- a CDS encoding FUSC family protein, whose protein sequence is MKLGARIFKTGIAIVLALFVAEILHLPSPVFAGIAAIFAVQPTIYRSYLSIIEQVQANLIGAILAVAIVLLFGNHVIFVGLAAIIAITIILKLKIENTIGLSLVTMISIMEAPGENFIQFAIIRFSTIMLGVFSSFIVNLIFLPPKYETKLFSRVSNVTEDMLKWIRLSTRHATENHLLKKDMEKIKERLIKIDQIYLHFKEERSYFKMNHIAKNRKLVIYRQMISTLRRAFEILKRLHRFENDIHQLPEEILQLIQGQLDGLMSYHEQLLLKFVGKVKADIEFDSVHNVCAQRNELLKVFIKRMREYDLQEEIQSFHFMHLLSSILEYNEHLEHLEKLIASFQSYHVEENEVLVEDDDD, encoded by the coding sequence ATGAAGCTTGGTGCCCGCATTTTCAAAACGGGAATCGCGATTGTTTTAGCATTGTTTGTAGCAGAGATCCTGCATCTTCCGTCCCCTGTATTTGCTGGGATTGCAGCGATTTTTGCCGTCCAGCCGACCATTTATCGTTCGTATTTGTCGATCATCGAACAGGTACAGGCCAATTTGATCGGCGCTATACTGGCAGTCGCCATCGTCCTTCTATTTGGAAATCACGTCATATTTGTGGGACTGGCCGCCATCATTGCCATAACGATTATATTAAAGTTAAAAATAGAGAACACGATCGGTTTGTCGCTTGTTACGATGATTTCCATCATGGAAGCACCCGGAGAAAATTTCATTCAGTTTGCCATCATACGTTTTTCTACTATTATGCTAGGGGTGTTTTCATCCTTTATCGTAAACTTGATTTTTCTGCCGCCAAAGTATGAGACTAAATTATTTTCCCGCGTTTCGAATGTGACGGAGGATATGCTGAAATGGATCCGCCTCAGCACCCGTCACGCAACAGAGAATCACTTGTTGAAAAAGGACATGGAAAAGATCAAAGAGCGGCTGATCAAAATCGATCAAATCTATCTTCATTTCAAGGAAGAACGCAGTTATTTTAAAATGAATCATATTGCGAAAAATAGAAAGCTAGTGATTTATCGCCAAATGATTTCAACGCTAAGGAGAGCATTTGAAATTTTGAAAAGGCTCCACCGCTTCGAGAATGACATCCATCAGCTGCCGGAGGAAATCCTGCAGTTGATCCAAGGCCAACTCGATGGACTGATGAGCTACCATGAACAGCTTTTATTGAAATTCGTCGGCAAAGTAAAGGCGGATATCGAGTTTGACAGCGTCCATAATGTGTGTGCCCAGCGGAATGAATTGTTGAAAGTATTCATTAAGAGGATGAGGGAATACGATTTGCAGGAGGAAATTCAATCCTTTCATTTTATGCACCTCCTCTCTTCCATCTTGGAATATAATGAGCACCTTGAACATTTAGAAAAACTCATTGCCAGCTTCCAATCGTACCACGTAGAAGAAAACGAAGTATTGGTTGAAGATGATGACGATTAA
- the nikC gene encoding nickel transporter permease: MAELAPNQEKLQSVKAEEVSSPWKEAWRGFKKNKSALIGAGIVIFFIFIAFFAPLLAPQGNNEQMLSDRLQSPSAEHWFGTDDFGRDIFSRVLYGARISLTVGFFAVVGSVVVGSLLGIIAGYYGKWTDIIISRFFDIMLAFPSILLAIAVVAVLGPSLRNALIAIAIINVPNFGRLIRSKVLSVKQEEYIMSAKAIGMSDVRILFQHILPNSMAPIIVQGTLAIATAIIEAAALGFLGLGAQPPAAEWGKMLADSRQYLIQAPWTMIFPGLAIMVTVLGFNLMGDGLRDALDPRMKN, encoded by the coding sequence ATGGCAGAACTAGCTCCCAATCAAGAAAAGCTTCAGTCCGTAAAAGCCGAAGAAGTGTCTTCTCCTTGGAAGGAAGCGTGGAGAGGGTTCAAGAAGAATAAATCTGCGCTGATCGGCGCTGGCATCGTTATATTCTTCATTTTCATCGCATTTTTTGCGCCATTATTGGCGCCGCAAGGAAACAATGAGCAAATGTTGTCTGACAGGCTTCAATCACCGTCGGCAGAGCATTGGTTCGGAACGGATGATTTCGGCCGTGATATATTTTCAAGGGTATTGTATGGGGCAAGAATTTCATTAACGGTAGGATTCTTTGCAGTCGTTGGCTCCGTCGTTGTCGGAAGCCTCCTTGGAATCATCGCGGGCTATTATGGAAAATGGACGGACATCATCATCTCCCGCTTTTTTGACATCATGCTGGCATTCCCGAGCATCTTGCTGGCGATTGCTGTCGTGGCTGTTTTGGGGCCATCACTTAGAAATGCCCTGATTGCGATCGCAATCATCAATGTCCCGAACTTCGGGCGTTTGATCCGTTCAAAAGTGTTGAGCGTCAAGCAGGAAGAATACATCATGTCGGCCAAAGCAATCGGAATGAGCGATGTCAGGATCCTGTTCCAGCACATCCTGCCGAACAGTATGGCTCCGATCATTGTTCAAGGGACGCTTGCGATCGCGACTGCCATCATTGAAGCGGCTGCGCTTGGTTTCCTTGGGCTTGGGGCACAGCCGCCTGCTGCAGAATGGGGGAAAATGCTTGCAGATTCCAGGCAGTACCTGATTCAAGCACCATGGACGATGATTTTTCCGGGACTTGCCATCATGGTAACTGTATTAGGATTCAACCTCATGGGAGATGGTTTGCGTGATGCACTTGACCCAAGGATGAAGAACTAA